The following are encoded together in the Streptomyces sp. NBC_00358 genome:
- a CDS encoding SGNH/GDSL hydrolase family protein: protein MRNRSHRSRAVLAAAAAAALLGVAACDATGGNSSATGGTGARPSPKPTPLWDRSPDSMAAVGDSITRGFDACSVLSDCPEVSWATGSDPRVDSLAVRLLGATGAAERSWNYAVTGARMADLPGQMAQAVTRGPELVTVMAGANDACRSSASAMTPVADFRTEFQDAMSTLRRALPKSQVYVSSVPDLKRLWSQGRGNPLGKQVWKLGICPSMLGDADALDSAATLRRGQVQDRVKAYNQVLREVCAKDRRCRFDGDAVFDYRFGTDQLSHWDWFHPSRDGQARLAEIAYRTVTAREPVT from the coding sequence ATGCGGAATCGCAGCCACCGTTCGCGGGCCGTCCTCGCCGCCGCCGCGGCGGCGGCGCTCCTGGGCGTCGCCGCGTGCGACGCCACCGGTGGCAACTCCTCCGCGACCGGCGGGACGGGAGCCCGGCCGTCCCCGAAGCCCACGCCCCTCTGGGACCGCAGCCCGGACTCCATGGCCGCGGTCGGCGACTCCATCACGCGCGGGTTCGACGCGTGCAGCGTGCTGTCCGACTGCCCCGAGGTGTCGTGGGCGACCGGCAGCGATCCGCGGGTGGACAGTCTCGCCGTACGGCTGCTCGGCGCGACCGGGGCGGCCGAGCGGAGCTGGAACTACGCGGTGACCGGGGCGCGGATGGCCGATCTCCCGGGCCAGATGGCGCAGGCGGTGACCCGCGGGCCGGAGCTGGTCACGGTGATGGCGGGCGCCAACGACGCCTGCCGCTCCTCCGCCTCGGCGATGACGCCGGTCGCCGACTTCCGGACCGAGTTCCAGGACGCGATGAGCACCCTGCGCCGGGCGCTGCCCAAGAGCCAGGTGTATGTGTCGAGCGTGCCGGATCTGAAGCGCCTGTGGTCCCAGGGGCGCGGCAATCCGCTGGGCAAGCAGGTCTGGAAACTGGGCATCTGCCCCTCGATGCTCGGCGACGCGGACGCGCTGGACTCGGCGGCGACCCTGCGGCGCGGGCAGGTGCAGGACCGGGTGAAGGCGTACAACCAGGTGCTGCGGGAGGTGTGCGCCAAGGACCGGCGCTGCCGCTTCGACGGGGACGCGGTGTTCGACTACCGCTTCGGCACGGACCAGTTGAGTCACTGGGACTGGTTCCACCCGAGCAGGGACGGACAGGCCCGACTCGCGGAGATCGCCTACCGGACTGTCACAGCACGCGAGCCCGTGACCTAG
- a CDS encoding aldose epimerase family protein, protein MSELFGTLSDGTPVHRWTLERAGVRVRVLTYGGIVQSAEVPDRDGRTVDVTLGFPDLAGYVAHPEPYLGALVGRYANRIGGARFALDGATYGLDPNNGPNSLHGGDGGFDKRVWDAEPLEHGVRLSRVSPDGEEGFPGRLEVSATYTLDERGALRIAYEAVTDAPTVVNLTNHTYWNLSGSGSALGHELRLDASRLTRVDAGLIPTGELDPVEGSRFDFREPRKTGAGYDHNYVLDKGLTGAPVEVAELHDPASGRVLTVATTEPGLQFYTADHLGEPFAPNDGIALETQHFPDSPNRPDFPSTVLRPGDVYRSQTVYGFSVRS, encoded by the coding sequence ATGAGTGAACTTTTCGGCACACTTTCCGACGGCACCCCGGTCCACCGCTGGACGCTGGAGCGCGCCGGGGTCCGGGTGCGTGTGCTCACGTACGGCGGGATCGTGCAGTCGGCGGAGGTGCCGGACCGCGACGGGCGGACCGTGGACGTGACGCTCGGCTTCCCCGATCTGGCGGGCTACGTGGCGCACCCGGAGCCGTACCTGGGGGCGCTGGTCGGCCGGTACGCGAACCGGATCGGCGGCGCCCGCTTCGCGCTGGACGGAGCGACGTACGGCCTGGACCCGAACAACGGGCCCAACTCGCTCCACGGCGGCGACGGCGGCTTCGACAAGCGCGTCTGGGACGCGGAGCCGCTCGAACACGGGGTGCGGCTCTCCCGGGTCAGCCCGGACGGCGAGGAGGGCTTCCCGGGTCGTCTGGAGGTCTCGGCGACGTACACGCTGGACGAGCGGGGCGCGCTGCGGATCGCGTACGAGGCGGTCACCGACGCGCCGACCGTGGTGAACCTGACGAACCACACCTACTGGAACCTGAGCGGCTCCGGCAGCGCGCTCGGGCACGAACTCCGGCTCGACGCGTCGCGGCTGACGCGGGTGGACGCGGGCCTCATCCCGACCGGGGAACTCGACCCGGTCGAGGGCAGCCGCTTCGACTTCCGGGAGCCCCGCAAGACCGGTGCGGGATACGACCACAACTACGTGCTCGACAAGGGGCTCACCGGCGCCCCCGTGGAGGTCGCCGAGCTGCACGATCCGGCGTCCGGGCGGGTGCTGACGGTCGCGACCACGGAACCCGGTCTCCAGTTCTACACCGCCGACCATCTGGGTGAGCCGTTCGCACCCAACGACGGCATCGCGCTGGAGACCCAGCACTTCCCCGACTCCCCGAACCGGCCGGACTTCCCGAGCACGGTGCTGCGGCCGGGCGACGTGTACCGGTCGCAGACGGTGTACGGGTTCTCCGTGCGGTCCTAG
- a CDS encoding EI24 domain-containing protein, with the protein MRDLGVGFGYLLRGQRWVVRHGKSYGFGLLPGVVTLVLYAAALVALGVYGEGFVTWATPFADGWTSPWSGLFRGFLTAVLFALALLLAVLTFTAVTLLIGQPFYENLSEKVDRDVSPDGTAPESGLPLWRELWISARDSLRILVRALVWAVLLFALGFVPFVGQTVVPVLGFFVTGFFLTEELVAVALQRRGVDLRARLALLRSRKTLVWGFGTPLGLAFLVPFVAVFLMPGAVAGATLMARDLLGEEIEENGARDADGQPEGASEEQGATS; encoded by the coding sequence ATGCGCGATCTTGGGGTGGGTTTCGGCTATCTGCTGCGCGGCCAGCGGTGGGTGGTCCGGCACGGGAAGAGTTACGGGTTCGGGCTGCTGCCGGGAGTCGTCACGCTCGTGCTCTACGCGGCGGCGCTGGTCGCCCTCGGCGTGTACGGGGAGGGCTTCGTCACCTGGGCGACACCGTTCGCGGACGGCTGGACCAGTCCCTGGTCGGGCCTCTTCCGCGGCTTCCTCACCGCCGTGCTCTTCGCTCTCGCCCTCCTCCTCGCCGTCCTCACCTTCACCGCGGTCACCCTCCTCATAGGCCAGCCCTTCTACGAGAACCTCTCCGAGAAGGTCGACCGCGACGTCTCCCCGGACGGCACCGCCCCCGAGTCGGGGCTGCCGCTCTGGCGGGAACTGTGGATCTCCGCGCGCGACAGCCTGCGCATCCTCGTGCGGGCACTCGTCTGGGCCGTGCTGCTCTTCGCGCTCGGCTTCGTTCCGTTCGTCGGCCAGACCGTCGTCCCGGTGCTCGGCTTCTTCGTCACCGGCTTCTTCCTCACCGAGGAACTCGTCGCCGTCGCCCTTCAGCGCCGCGGCGTCGACCTCCGGGCGAGGCTCGCCCTGCTGCGCTCCCGCAAGACACTGGTCTGGGGCTTCGGCACCCCGCTGGGTCTCGCCTTCCTCGTCCCGTTCGTAGCGGTCTTCCTGATGCCGGGCGCCGTCGCGGGCGCCACCCTGATGGCCAGGGACCTGCTGGGCGAGGAGATCGAGGAGAACGGCGCGCGCGACGCCGACGGGCAGCCGGAAGGGGCCTCCGAGGAGCAGGGCGCCACCTCGTGA
- a CDS encoding TetR/AcrR family transcriptional regulator translates to MPYGDAMAARTTRSEERRAEIVRAALEVIAERGYRGASLASVAERVGLTQQGLLHHFPTKEALLVAVLKERDQWDALPDTTWRADLLVSLVEYNAMRPGIIQTFSALLGESVTEGHPAREFFTRRYTDVRASMASVLRAEYGERLPSGLTPERAAPLLVAVMDGLQYQWLLDPESVDMPAAFRDFLTLLGED, encoded by the coding sequence ATGCCGTACGGTGACGCCATGGCGGCCAGGACCACCCGGAGTGAGGAGCGGCGCGCGGAGATCGTGCGCGCGGCGCTGGAGGTGATCGCCGAGCGCGGTTACCGGGGCGCGAGCCTCGCCTCGGTCGCCGAGCGCGTCGGCCTCACCCAGCAGGGCCTGCTGCACCACTTCCCGACGAAGGAGGCCCTGCTCGTCGCCGTGCTCAAGGAGCGGGACCAGTGGGACGCCCTGCCGGACACCACCTGGCGGGCCGATCTGCTTGTCTCGCTGGTCGAGTACAACGCCATGCGGCCCGGGATCATCCAGACCTTCTCGGCGCTGCTCGGCGAGAGCGTCACGGAGGGGCACCCGGCGCGCGAGTTCTTCACCCGGCGCTACACCGACGTGCGCGCGAGCATGGCCTCGGTGCTGCGCGCCGAGTACGGGGAGCGGCTGCCGAGCGGCCTCACCCCGGAACGGGCGGCGCCCCTGCTCGTCGCCGTGATGGACGGACTGCAGTACCAGTGGCTGCTGGACCCGGAGTCGGTGGACATGCCCGCCGCGTTCCGTGACTTCCTCACGCTGCTGGGCGAGGACTGA
- a CDS encoding glycoside hydrolase family 3 protein, with translation MAETAVETAKGHRTAKGRKDAEADEAREAVVEAALARLGLDAKARLLSGRNMWTLPALPEIGLKSLVMSDGPIGVRGVHWTADDPSVALPSPTALAATWDPDLARRAGTLLAQEARRKGVHVLLAPTVNLHRSPLGGRHFEAYSEDPLLTGAIGGGYVRGVQSGGVGTTVKHFVANDAETDRFTVNNLVSERALRELYLAPFEAIVENAHPWGIMTAYNSVNGTTMSEHRYLVNDVLRGEWGFDGFNVSDWMAARSTTAAIEGGLDVAMPGPATVYGPPLAAAVRAGEVAEATVDAAVRNVLRLAARVGILEGAEPVVSEPPEAVDGEALAREIARRGFVLVRNEGALPLVEGHRVALIGAAARDARVLGGGSATVFPARIVSPLDGLTAALPEGGLTYAVGADPTVELPIAHKGFELRAVCRDAVGGIIATASAPNGQIQWMGDDLPENVTHDNLHTVELTGTFTPRDSGAHTFGIKGLGAFTLTVDGTTYFDDVQGAAKDDPFVTFFGAPVPRGQAELTAGEPVEVSLTHVVALPADLPMKVVGFSLAHQEPVRDADELIAEAVEAARAADTAVVVVATTDRVESEGFDRADLRLPGRQDELVHAVAAANPNTVVIVNSGSPVELPWRDEVAAVLLSWFPGQEGGAALADVLTGAHEPGGRLPTTWGSLADAPVTQVRPADGELPYTEDVFIGYRAWEKEGRTPSYPFGHGLGYTEWTYESIEAEGTTVTVRVRNSGERAGREVVQVYLAPVEPGTERPARVLAGFAVVEAAPGESVEAVVELPRRAFEIWDTATNMWAFVKGSYEIQAGRSLGDRRLSTMTEA, from the coding sequence ATGGCGGAGACTGCGGTGGAGACGGCGAAGGGCCACAGGACGGCGAAGGGCCGGAAGGACGCGGAGGCGGACGAGGCCCGCGAGGCCGTCGTCGAGGCGGCCCTCGCCCGGCTCGGCCTGGACGCGAAGGCCCGGCTGCTGTCCGGCCGGAACATGTGGACACTGCCCGCGCTCCCCGAGATCGGCCTGAAGTCCCTCGTGATGTCGGACGGTCCGATCGGCGTCCGCGGCGTCCACTGGACCGCCGACGACCCCTCCGTCGCACTCCCCTCGCCCACCGCGCTCGCCGCCACCTGGGACCCGGACCTGGCCCGCCGCGCCGGCACGCTCCTCGCGCAGGAGGCCCGCCGCAAGGGCGTCCACGTCCTGCTCGCCCCCACCGTCAACCTGCACCGCTCACCGCTCGGCGGCCGCCACTTCGAGGCCTACAGCGAAGACCCGCTGCTGACCGGCGCGATCGGCGGCGGCTACGTCCGGGGTGTGCAGTCCGGCGGCGTCGGCACGACCGTCAAGCACTTCGTCGCCAACGACGCCGAGACCGACCGCTTCACGGTCAACAACCTCGTCTCCGAACGCGCCCTGCGCGAGCTGTACCTGGCGCCCTTCGAGGCCATCGTCGAGAACGCCCACCCGTGGGGGATCATGACGGCCTACAACTCGGTCAACGGCACGACGATGAGCGAGCACCGGTACCTCGTGAACGACGTCCTGCGCGGTGAATGGGGCTTCGACGGCTTCAACGTCTCCGACTGGATGGCCGCCCGCTCCACCACCGCCGCGATCGAGGGCGGCCTCGACGTCGCCATGCCCGGTCCCGCGACCGTCTACGGTCCGCCGCTCGCCGCCGCCGTACGCGCCGGGGAGGTGGCCGAGGCCACCGTCGACGCGGCCGTCCGCAACGTGCTCCGCCTCGCCGCCCGCGTCGGCATCCTGGAGGGCGCCGAGCCCGTCGTGAGCGAGCCGCCCGAGGCCGTGGACGGGGAGGCGCTGGCCCGCGAGATCGCCCGCCGCGGCTTCGTCCTCGTCCGCAACGAGGGCGCTCTGCCGCTGGTGGAGGGCCACCGCGTGGCGCTGATCGGCGCCGCCGCCCGCGACGCCCGCGTCCTCGGCGGCGGCTCCGCCACCGTCTTCCCCGCCCGGATCGTCTCGCCCCTCGACGGCCTCACCGCCGCCCTTCCCGAGGGCGGCCTGACGTACGCCGTCGGCGCCGACCCGACCGTCGAACTCCCCATCGCCCACAAGGGGTTCGAGCTGCGCGCGGTCTGCCGCGACGCCGTGGGCGGGATCATCGCCACCGCCTCCGCCCCGAACGGCCAGATCCAGTGGATGGGCGACGACCTGCCCGAGAACGTCACACACGACAACCTCCACACCGTCGAACTCACCGGCACCTTCACCCCGCGCGACAGCGGCGCGCACACCTTCGGCATCAAGGGCCTCGGCGCGTTCACCCTCACCGTCGACGGCACGACGTACTTCGACGACGTCCAGGGCGCCGCCAAGGACGACCCCTTCGTGACGTTCTTCGGCGCCCCGGTCCCGCGCGGGCAGGCCGAACTCACCGCGGGCGAACCGGTCGAGGTCTCCCTCACCCATGTGGTCGCACTCCCCGCGGACCTCCCGATGAAGGTCGTCGGCTTCTCGCTCGCCCACCAGGAGCCCGTGCGCGACGCGGACGAGCTGATCGCCGAGGCCGTCGAGGCGGCCCGCGCCGCCGACACCGCCGTCGTCGTGGTCGCCACCACCGACCGCGTCGAGTCCGAGGGCTTCGACCGGGCCGACCTCAGGCTCCCCGGCCGCCAGGACGAGCTGGTGCACGCCGTCGCCGCCGCCAACCCGAACACCGTCGTGATCGTCAACTCCGGCTCCCCGGTGGAACTCCCCTGGCGCGACGAGGTCGCCGCCGTGCTCCTGAGCTGGTTCCCGGGCCAGGAGGGCGGCGCCGCCCTCGCCGACGTCCTCACCGGCGCCCACGAGCCGGGCGGCCGCCTCCCCACCACCTGGGGCTCCCTCGCCGACGCCCCGGTCACCCAGGTACGCCCGGCCGACGGCGAACTCCCGTACACCGAGGACGTCTTCATCGGCTACCGCGCCTGGGAGAAGGAGGGGAGGACCCCCTCGTACCCCTTCGGCCACGGCCTCGGCTACACCGAGTGGACGTACGAGTCCATCGAGGCCGAGGGCACGACCGTCACCGTCCGGGTCCGCAACTCCGGTGAGCGCGCCGGGCGCGAGGTCGTCCAGGTCTACCTCGCCCCGGTGGAACCGGGCACCGAGCGGCCGGCCCGGGTCCTCGCCGGTTTCGCGGTGGTCGAGGCCGCGCCCGGCGAGAGCGTCGAGGCCGTCGTGGAACTCCCGCGCCGCGCTTTCGAGATCTGGGACACCGCCACGAACATGTGGGCGTTTGTGAAGGGTTCGTACGAGATTCAGGCAGGCCGTTCCCTCGGGGACCGCCGTCTGAGCACGATGACCGAGGCGTAA
- a CDS encoding M14 family zinc carboxypeptidase, whose amino-acid sequence MRSPKPRRTLPRRPAPSRAVTAAAAVAAVLAGSLVIAPAGVGADRSPPVPGPAGDAAGHADRGPLREGSDGGEGAAGSPASAALAPASAARAALTAPVTGLPASTRGYPREQVLTPDPENPADRSIKLGLVPYHAIAPRLNALQRLGDRVSVEVAGRSAGGHRLFLVTVTAPESAATARAQERMRELIENAPGAAAEDPAVKRDYKTPVFLDSNIHGDEREGTDAALSLIARLATATDAKTEDLLAHSRLYFDITANPDGRIAGTRANANGFDLNRDLITASQPETRALRQIMIDKQPAVMLDLHGYVNGTLIEPTTPPHGENYEYDLFLKNTYANALGMEAAVDGLGYTPAADGVEPAQIPFRDRREGWDDWPPMFTPQYAAFHGAVAAHTVEIPLKVNGAEYDTLPVAELRRRSAIDVAVAVAALRATLDFARTRRTSLIADQIEVFRRGAAGAPQVPVSAATVPGVPGIGPEDVYTTDFPRAYVLPAGAAQRSGTAAARLVDHLIADDVRVSRATRGFRLAGRAYAKGSYVVDLRQPKRGLANVMLADGRDISDKVSAMYDISAWSLGLLWGATVERVESGSLSGLPLRAIGAASRIGRVAPDGDLRLRLDTPQEVAALNSLLKQGVRVRRDGDGGVIAPASARARAVEAARVYDVAFDRATASGGAVLRRVRVAAAVTPGELFALREMNFDVIPVSTATLDAGFDRSAADVLFVSSGLDRAALAPAARAALDRFLGSHGFVGRGAVGAALGTAAKLLAVTPVEGNPDANGVVGVVNSDGSARAGGSVESGGGWVTAGAPGHSFVYAPLWFTDLGPGVRVDQSYATGDPLLSGHWRPLDDGSGGPGEAGGRASVVSGPHTVLFGTEPLFRDHPKGEFPQVARALLAVSRTP is encoded by the coding sequence ATGCGCTCGCCGAAGCCTCGCCGCACTCTGCCGAGAAGACCCGCACCGTCCCGGGCCGTCACGGCCGCGGCGGCCGTCGCCGCCGTTCTGGCCGGCTCACTGGTGATCGCCCCGGCCGGCGTCGGCGCGGACCGCAGTCCCCCGGTGCCGGGCCCGGCCGGGGACGCGGCCGGGCACGCGGACCGGGGCCCGCTCCGCGAGGGCTCCGACGGCGGGGAAGGCGCGGCGGGGTCGCCCGCGAGCGCGGCCCTGGCGCCCGCGAGCGCCGCCCGTGCCGCGCTCACCGCGCCCGTCACCGGCCTCCCGGCGAGCACCCGCGGTTACCCCCGCGAGCAGGTCCTCACCCCCGACCCGGAGAACCCCGCCGACAGGTCCATCAAGCTCGGCCTCGTCCCGTACCACGCCATCGCCCCGAGGCTGAACGCCTTGCAGCGCCTGGGCGACCGGGTGAGTGTCGAGGTCGCGGGGCGGTCCGCCGGCGGGCACCGGCTGTTCCTCGTCACCGTCACCGCCCCGGAGTCCGCCGCCACGGCCCGCGCCCAGGAGCGGATGCGCGAACTCATCGAGAACGCGCCCGGTGCCGCCGCCGAGGACCCGGCGGTCAAGCGCGACTACAAGACACCGGTGTTCCTCGACAGCAACATCCACGGCGACGAACGGGAGGGGACGGACGCCGCCCTCTCGCTCATCGCGCGCCTCGCGACGGCCACGGACGCGAAGACCGAGGACCTGCTCGCCCACAGCAGGCTCTACTTCGACATCACCGCGAACCCGGACGGCCGGATCGCGGGGACCCGCGCCAACGCGAACGGCTTCGACCTGAACCGGGACCTCATCACCGCCTCGCAGCCCGAGACGCGCGCGCTGCGCCAGATCATGATCGACAAGCAGCCGGCCGTCATGCTCGATCTGCACGGCTACGTCAACGGCACGCTCATCGAGCCGACGACCCCGCCGCACGGCGAGAACTACGAGTACGACCTCTTCCTCAAGAACACCTACGCCAACGCCCTCGGCATGGAGGCCGCCGTCGACGGCCTCGGGTACACCCCGGCGGCCGACGGTGTGGAGCCCGCCCAGATCCCGTTCCGCGACCGGCGCGAGGGCTGGGACGACTGGCCGCCGATGTTCACCCCGCAGTACGCGGCCTTCCACGGCGCGGTCGCCGCGCACACGGTGGAGATCCCCCTGAAGGTGAACGGCGCGGAGTACGACACCCTGCCGGTGGCCGAGCTGAGGCGTCGTTCGGCGATCGACGTCGCGGTCGCGGTCGCCGCCCTGCGCGCCACGCTCGACTTCGCCCGCACCCGCCGGACCTCGCTGATCGCCGACCAGATCGAGGTCTTCCGGCGCGGCGCGGCGGGCGCCCCGCAGGTACCGGTCTCCGCCGCGACCGTCCCCGGCGTCCCGGGCATCGGCCCCGAGGACGTCTACACGACCGACTTCCCGCGCGCGTACGTCCTTCCGGCGGGCGCCGCCCAGCGTTCGGGTACCGCCGCCGCGCGTCTGGTGGACCACCTGATCGCCGACGACGTGCGCGTGAGCCGCGCGACGCGCGGTTTCCGGCTCGCGGGACGCGCGTACGCCAAGGGCTCGTACGTCGTCGACCTGCGGCAGCCCAAGCGCGGCCTGGCCAATGTCATGCTCGCGGACGGGCGGGACATCAGCGACAAGGTGTCGGCGATGTACGACATCTCGGCCTGGAGTCTCGGCCTGTTGTGGGGTGCGACCGTCGAGCGGGTGGAGAGCGGCTCCCTGTCGGGCCTCCCGCTGCGCGCGATCGGCGCCGCGTCGCGCATCGGGCGGGTCGCCCCGGACGGTGATCTGCGGCTCCGGCTGGACACACCGCAGGAGGTCGCCGCTCTCAACTCCCTTCTGAAGCAGGGGGTCCGGGTACGGCGGGACGGTGACGGCGGGGTGATCGCGCCGGCGTCGGCCCGCGCGCGGGCCGTCGAGGCGGCCCGGGTGTACGACGTCGCGTTCGACCGGGCGACGGCGTCAGGGGGCGCCGTTCTGCGGCGGGTCCGCGTCGCCGCCGCCGTCACCCCCGGGGAGCTCTTCGCGCTCCGTGAGATGAACTTCGACGTGATCCCGGTGTCGACGGCCACCCTCGACGCGGGCTTCGACCGGTCGGCGGCGGATGTGCTGTTCGTGTCCTCGGGACTGGACCGCGCGGCCCTCGCACCGGCCGCGCGGGCGGCGCTCGACAGGTTCCTGGGCAGCCACGGCTTCGTGGGACGCGGCGCCGTGGGCGCGGCGCTCGGCACGGCCGCCAAACTGCTCGCGGTGACCCCGGTGGAGGGCAACCCGGACGCCAACGGCGTGGTGGGAGTGGTGAATTCGGACGGCTCCGCGAGAGCGGGCGGCTCCGTCGAATCCGGCGGCGGCTGGGTGACGGCGGGCGCCCCCGGCCACAGTTTCGTCTACGCGCCGCTCT
- a CDS encoding DUF3145 domain-containing protein, translating into MTTRGVLYVHSAPRALCPHVEWAVAGVLGTRVNLDWIRQPAAPGTWRSEFSWKGEVGTASKLASALRGWHLLRFEVTAEPCPTAEGERYSCTPELGIFHAVTGIHGDILIPEDRLRAALLRSQRGETDLEADLAKLLGKPWDDELEPFRYAGEGAPVRWLHQVV; encoded by the coding sequence GTGACGACACGTGGAGTTCTCTACGTGCACTCCGCGCCCCGCGCGTTGTGCCCGCACGTCGAGTGGGCGGTCGCGGGGGTGCTCGGCACGCGCGTCAACCTCGACTGGATCCGGCAGCCGGCCGCGCCGGGCACCTGGAGATCCGAGTTCTCCTGGAAGGGCGAGGTCGGCACCGCCTCCAAGCTCGCCTCCGCGCTGCGCGGCTGGCACCTGCTGCGCTTCGAGGTCACCGCCGAACCCTGCCCCACCGCCGAGGGCGAGCGCTACAGCTGCACCCCCGAGCTCGGCATCTTCCACGCGGTCACCGGCATCCACGGCGACATCCTCATCCCCGAGGACCGGCTGCGCGCCGCGCTCCTGCGCTCCCAGCGCGGTGAGACCGACCTGGAGGCCGACCTCGCCAAGCTGCTCGGCAAGCCCTGGGACGACGAGCTGGAGCCCTTCCGCTACGCGGGCGAGGGCGCCCCGGTCCGCTGGCTGCACCAGGTGGTGTGA
- a CDS encoding pyroglutamyl peptidase — protein MNHLRVRIGILGLALLAGLTAVPASSATAAGTTTAGTTPTVEERRLDAAVPQEILRRSGFDTVAPEFVRALRRAGSYAQAERIVVRQGARLWRRAVDRAQGRGPAGGDLSRDDDRPLYWARLGMTREIRAWEPEFGLPAGRRARLLDDLERNSRGQNAVRYPPRTGARAGVRRVLVTGFDPFTLDSDIRISNPSGATALALDGTTIRTADGPARVETVVFPVRWQDFTGGASPVSGSGEGAAEGTVERTLRPYLPRVDLFATVSQGRVGRFDVERTNGAWRGGYPDNDNVSVTGPVPVADPASQPQWTTTTLPYTRIVAAHTGRFPVYDHTSVTEIPAGAAEAVVRPDGPTPGSQARAGGGGDYLSNEIAYRATLLRDRLGLGASLPGGHVHTPVLQFGPDNTDPSAGTVTDPEFVRNRLDIIAQVRAILVVALDASGTAPGGPERTRR, from the coding sequence TTGAACCATTTACGTGTTCGCATCGGCATCCTCGGGCTGGCGCTGCTGGCGGGACTCACCGCGGTGCCCGCCTCGTCGGCGACGGCGGCCGGGACCACCACGGCCGGGACGACCCCCACCGTCGAGGAGCGGCGGCTCGACGCGGCCGTGCCCCAGGAGATCCTGCGGCGCTCCGGATTCGACACGGTGGCACCGGAGTTCGTCCGGGCGCTGCGCCGGGCCGGGTCGTACGCGCAGGCCGAGCGGATCGTGGTGCGGCAGGGTGCGCGGCTGTGGCGCCGGGCGGTCGACCGGGCACAGGGCCGGGGACCGGCGGGCGGGGACCTGAGCCGGGACGACGACCGGCCGCTGTACTGGGCGCGGCTCGGCATGACCCGCGAAATACGCGCATGGGAGCCGGAGTTCGGGCTGCCGGCAGGCCGACGCGCGCGTCTGCTGGACGACCTGGAGCGGAACTCGCGGGGCCAGAACGCGGTGCGCTACCCGCCGCGCACGGGAGCCCGCGCAGGCGTGAGGCGCGTCCTGGTCACCGGGTTCGACCCGTTCACGCTCGACAGCGACATCCGGATCTCCAACCCGTCCGGGGCGACCGCACTCGCCCTGGACGGCACGACGATCCGGACCGCCGACGGTCCGGCACGGGTGGAGACCGTCGTGTTCCCGGTCCGCTGGCAGGACTTCACCGGGGGCGCCTCCCCGGTGTCCGGCTCCGGGGAGGGGGCGGCGGAAGGGACGGTGGAGCGGACCCTGCGGCCGTACCTCCCGCGGGTGGACCTGTTCGCGACGGTCAGCCAGGGCCGCGTCGGCCGGTTCGACGTGGAGCGGACCAACGGGGCCTGGCGGGGCGGCTATCCGGACAACGACAATGTCTCGGTGACCGGCCCCGTTCCGGTGGCCGACCCGGCCTCGCAGCCCCAGTGGACGACGACGACCCTCCCGTACACGCGGATCGTCGCCGCGCACACCGGCCGCTTCCCGGTCTACGACCACACCTCGGTGACGGAGATCCCGGCGGGGGCGGCCGAAGCGGTCGTGCGGCCCGACGGACCGACCCCGGGGTCACAGGCCCGCGCGGGCGGCGGCGGGGACTACCTGTCGAACGAGATCGCCTACCGGGCGACGCTGCTGCGGGACCGCCTCGGTCTGGGCGCGAGCCTGCCCGGCGGCCATGTCCACACGCCCGTCCTGCAGTTCGGCCCGGACAACACGGACCCGTCGGCCGGGACGGTGACGGACCCCGAGTTCGTGCGCAACCGGCTCGACATCATCGCGCAGGTGCGGGCGATCCTGGTGGTGGCGCTGGACGCGTCCGGCACGGCCCCCGGCGGGCCGGAGCGAACGCGGCGGTGA